One Candidatus Limnocylindrales bacterium genomic region harbors:
- the purB gene encoding adenylosuccinate lyase, with protein MIPRYTRAEMGALWSDQRRYELMLEIEVAVCAALARRGAIPSEAVAEIRAKAKVNADRIAEIEAVVHHDVIAFVTAVAETVGDAGRFLHFGMTSSDVVDTAFALQLVEASKILLKTLEGLKAAVRKQVDAHRETVMVGRSHGIHAQPITFGLKLAGWFAELTRSQARLEQAAREIAFGKLSGAVGSYGVNGPDIEAEVLSELGLAPEPVATQVVPRDRHAAFFATLAVVAGGIERFATEIRHLQRTELLEALEPFGKGQKGSSAMPHKRNPILSENLCGLARVVRANAMVALENIALWHERDISHSSAERVIAPDSTIALDFMLARMTGIVSGLEVRPANMKRNLDLTGGRLASERLLLSLVDKGLAREVAYGWVQRCALAEGDFRAMVAEDPDISAHLSRGEIEDSFDVRHALAHVAGIIDRGLQEDPS; from the coding sequence ATGATACCGAGATACACGCGTGCCGAGATGGGAGCGCTCTGGAGCGACCAGCGCCGCTACGAGCTCATGCTCGAGATCGAGGTTGCCGTGTGCGCGGCGCTCGCACGCCGTGGGGCCATTCCATCCGAGGCCGTCGCCGAGATCCGCGCCAAAGCAAAGGTGAATGCCGACCGCATCGCCGAGATCGAAGCGGTCGTTCATCACGACGTCATCGCATTCGTGACCGCCGTTGCCGAGACGGTCGGCGATGCGGGGCGCTTCCTGCATTTCGGCATGACGTCGTCGGACGTCGTCGATACCGCGTTCGCGCTCCAGCTCGTCGAAGCCTCGAAAATTCTTCTGAAAACGCTGGAGGGCCTCAAGGCTGCCGTCCGCAAGCAGGTCGACGCTCATCGCGAGACAGTGATGGTCGGGCGCAGCCACGGGATCCATGCCCAGCCGATTACTTTCGGCCTCAAGCTCGCCGGCTGGTTCGCCGAGCTCACGAGGTCGCAGGCACGGCTCGAGCAGGCCGCACGCGAGATTGCGTTCGGGAAGCTCTCGGGCGCGGTCGGCAGCTACGGCGTCAACGGCCCCGACATCGAGGCGGAGGTGCTGTCCGAACTCGGCCTCGCGCCGGAACCGGTCGCAACCCAGGTCGTGCCGCGCGACCGCCACGCCGCGTTCTTCGCGACGCTCGCGGTCGTCGCCGGCGGCATCGAACGGTTTGCAACCGAGATCCGTCACCTCCAGCGCACCGAGCTGCTCGAAGCGCTCGAGCCGTTCGGCAAGGGACAGAAAGGCTCGTCGGCGATGCCGCACAAGCGCAATCCGATCCTGTCCGAGAACCTTTGCGGCCTGGCGCGCGTGGTGCGTGCGAATGCGATGGTGGCGCTCGAGAACATCGCGCTGTGGCACGAGCGCGACATCAGCCACTCGTCAGCCGAGCGCGTGATCGCGCCCGACTCGACGATCGCGCTCGACTTCATGCTGGCGCGCATGACCGGGATCGTAAGCGGCCTCGAAGTGCGGCCCGCGAACATGAAGCGGAATCTCGACCTGACCGGCGGGCGCCTTGCATCCGAACGGCTGTTGCTGTCGCTGGTCGACAAGGGGCTCGCGCGCGAGGTTGCGTACGGCTGGGTGCAGCGTTGCGCACTGGCCGAAGGTGACTTCCGGGCGATGGTTGCGGAAGATCCCGACATCTCCGCGCACCTCAGCCGCGGCGAGATCGAAGATTCGTTCGACGTGCGTCATGCGCTCGCCCACGTGGCGGGCATTATCGACAGAGGACTGCAGGAGGATCCGTCATGA
- the dut gene encoding dUTP diphosphatase, with the protein MQVRRVGNIAVELPRRMTDGAVGMDLPAAIGSAIVIAPGARLAVPCGFAIAIPRGYEGQVRPRSGLALRQGLSIPNAPGTIDPDYRGEVSVILINLSTDPVRIEPGQRIAQLVICPVADCEIEEVEMLDDTARGHGGFGHTS; encoded by the coding sequence GTGCAAGTGCGGCGCGTCGGCAACATTGCCGTCGAGCTTCCGCGCCGCATGACCGACGGCGCCGTCGGCATGGATCTGCCGGCTGCGATCGGGTCGGCCATCGTCATCGCTCCGGGCGCGCGCCTTGCCGTACCTTGCGGATTCGCGATCGCGATTCCGCGTGGTTACGAAGGCCAGGTGCGCCCGCGCAGCGGGCTTGCGCTGCGCCAGGGCCTCAGCATTCCGAACGCTCCGGGGACCATCGATCCCGACTACCGCGGCGAGGTTTCGGTCATCCTGATCAACCTTTCGACCGATCCTGTTCGCATCGAGCCGGGACAGCGCATCGCGCAGCTCGTCATCTGTCCGGTTGCCGATTGCGAGATCGAGGAAGTGGAGATGCTCGACGATACCGCACGCGGACACGGTGGGTTCGGTCATACATCCTGA
- a CDS encoding pitrilysin family protein yields MNPLLRSTRLENGVRVVTETVRDVPSVSIGVWADTSASFEDERIVGVAHFVEHLLFKGTPRRSARQIAEEIERRGGSIDAFTDKECTCYHARVLAGEAMTALDVLSDLVLHAEPRNEDLELEREVIIQEILDVEDDPEEYSHDHLLECYWPGHRLGWPVAGSIASVERINRDDILGFLRDFRKPNRLIISAAGPVDHDELVARCRQIYGALEPAAELERSQDRPDIRPGLYLVRREIEQAHLTIGMPGLSMLDPRREAGEVLIAALGGGMSSRLFQRVREERGKAYTVYAFQAPYRDIGYTGVYAACGRDAVAEVNELIFEEMRSMVREGLGAGELERVKTQLIGSIPLSLETTDSRMSRIGRNILYYDRPIELEEITSAIEAVTNDDMISLAREMFDFERAAAVLLGDLEADAMALPAS; encoded by the coding sequence TTGAACCCACTGCTGCGCTCGACACGTCTCGAGAACGGCGTGCGCGTCGTTACCGAGACGGTGCGAGACGTTCCATCGGTTTCGATCGGGGTCTGGGCCGACACGAGCGCGAGCTTCGAGGACGAACGGATCGTCGGCGTCGCGCACTTCGTCGAGCACCTGCTCTTCAAGGGCACGCCGCGCCGCTCGGCGCGGCAGATCGCCGAGGAGATCGAGCGTCGGGGCGGCTCCATCGATGCCTTCACCGACAAGGAATGTACGTGCTACCACGCACGCGTCCTTGCCGGCGAGGCGATGACCGCGCTCGACGTGCTGTCCGACCTCGTGCTGCACGCCGAGCCGCGCAACGAAGACCTCGAGCTCGAGCGCGAAGTCATCATCCAGGAGATCCTCGACGTCGAGGACGATCCGGAAGAGTACTCGCACGATCATCTTCTCGAATGCTACTGGCCGGGACACCGGCTCGGATGGCCGGTTGCCGGCTCGATCGCGAGCGTCGAGCGGATCAATCGCGACGACATCCTCGGGTTCCTTCGTGATTTCCGGAAGCCGAACCGGCTGATCATCTCGGCCGCCGGCCCGGTGGACCACGACGAGCTGGTAGCGCGATGCCGGCAGATCTACGGGGCGCTCGAGCCCGCCGCAGAGCTCGAGCGCAGCCAGGATCGGCCCGACATCCGTCCGGGCCTTTATCTGGTTCGCCGCGAGATCGAGCAGGCGCACCTTACGATCGGGATGCCCGGTCTTTCGATGCTCGACCCGCGCCGCGAAGCCGGCGAAGTGCTGATTGCCGCGCTCGGCGGCGGCATGAGCTCGCGCCTGTTCCAGCGCGTTCGCGAGGAGCGCGGCAAAGCGTACACCGTCTACGCGTTCCAGGCCCCGTACCGCGACATCGGCTACACCGGCGTTTATGCCGCGTGCGGCCGCGACGCCGTGGCCGAGGTCAACGAGCTCATTTTCGAGGAGATGCGCTCGATGGTGCGCGAGGGGCTCGGAGCCGGCGAGCTCGAGCGCGTCAAGACGCAGCTCATCGGAAGCATTCCGCTTTCGCTCGAAACCACCGACAGCCGCATGTCGCGCATCGGCCGCAACATTCTGTACTACGATCGTCCGATCGAGCTCGAAGAGATCACCTCGGCGATCGAAGCCGTGACCAACGACGACATGATCTCGCTCGCGCGCGAGATGTTCGACTTCGAGCGCGCCGCCGCCGTGCTGCTCGGCGACCTCGAAGCCGACGCGATGGCGCTTCCGGCTTCCTGA